The Effusibacillus lacus genome has a segment encoding these proteins:
- a CDS encoding DUF1540 domain-containing protein, with protein sequence MAKDVLCEVNTCTHWATGNKCQADEIYVVFNKGKQATTSEETDCKTFKPFK encoded by the coding sequence ATGGCAAAGGATGTTTTGTGTGAAGTAAATACCTGCACTCACTGGGCCACCGGAAACAAATGCCAAGCGGACGAAATTTATGTCGTGTTTAATAAGGGCAAACAAGCAACTACCTCAGAAGAAACAGACTGCAAGACATTCAAACCTTTT